The Candidatus Limnocylindrales bacterium genome has a segment encoding these proteins:
- a CDS encoding ABC transporter substrate-binding protein — MMKPNRLVIFSLLTCFLMVFGTWLWAEQKSIKIGVLAPLSGERAPIGRIIKNSVEMAVEDLNKEGGINGASLEVVYEDDQDTEQGAVEAIKKLVQDPQVVAVIGELFSRFVMASKDVVEQQGIPYLTGGTSPRTTENANWIFRVGASDNLLTNLIAQYVVEDLKLKNLAVLHDSTGIHNTRAEMVVKILQEKYGITPLVRESWKPGDKDFKPQLEKVKSNPVQAIIALGETAEGGPFLKQVKALGIQVPIVAHRDFGVKRVLEEAGEAANGVLIVTEYIPALQEPQRQAWTVDYQKRYGTEPNVIAAQYFDAVLLLAEAAKKGGASREGIKTGLKQLKGFPGVMADYTFDEKNNGVHRFYVARIEGGKPTLVTVLEEKD, encoded by the coding sequence ATGATGAAACCGAATCGATTGGTAATCTTTTCTCTTTTAACTTGTTTTCTCATGGTCTTTGGAACCTGGCTTTGGGCGGAGCAAAAATCTATAAAGATAGGGGTTCTGGCTCCTTTGAGTGGGGAGCGGGCTCCCATTGGACGGATTATCAAAAACAGTGTTGAGATGGCCGTTGAGGATTTGAATAAAGAGGGTGGAATTAATGGGGCTTCTTTAGAGGTTGTTTACGAAGATGACCAGGATACAGAACAGGGAGCCGTTGAAGCTATAAAGAAGCTTGTCCAGGACCCTCAAGTGGTCGCAGTAATCGGAGAACTCTTCAGCCGTTTCGTTATGGCCAGTAAAGATGTTGTGGAACAGCAGGGAATTCCCTATCTTACAGGAGGGACCAGTCCCAGAACCACAGAGAATGCAAATTGGATCTTCCGGGTAGGAGCCAGCGATAACCTGCTTACCAACCTTATAGCTCAATATGTGGTAGAGGATTTAAAGTTAAAGAACCTGGCGGTCCTTCATGATAGTACGGGTATTCATAATACAAGGGCCGAGATGGTCGTCAAGATTCTCCAGGAAAAGTATGGAATTACCCCCCTGGTTCGCGAATCCTGGAAGCCGGGTGATAAAGATTTCAAGCCTCAACTGGAAAAAGTCAAATCCAATCCTGTACAGGCCATTATCGCACTGGGTGAGACTGCCGAAGGAGGGCCCTTCCTCAAGCAGGTAAAAGCTTTAGGCATTCAAGTTCCCATTGTTGCCCACAGAGACTTTGGTGTAAAAAGAGTTCTCGAAGAAGCCGGAGAAGCTGCCAATGGCGTTTTAATTGTGACCGAGTACATTCCGGCACTTCAAGAACCGCAACGTCAGGCCTGGACGGTGGACTATCAAAAACGTTATGGGACTGAACCCAATGTCATTGCAGCTCAATATTTCGACGCAGTCCTTCTTTTGGCTGAAGCTGCAAAAAAAGGTGGGGCTAGTAGAGAAGGAATCAAAACCGGATTAAAACAACTGAAAGGCTTCCCAGGAGTTATGGCCGATTATACCTTCGACGAGAAAAATAACGGGGTCCATCGGTTTTACGTAGCCAGAATCGAGGGAGGAAAACCAACCCTGGTGACCGTGCTCGAGGAGAAAGATTAA
- a CDS encoding BON domain-containing protein has protein sequence MRWILVLVLLIFLLILQIPGFAGDKKEMIKEKVSDAWITAKVKAALWNDKRIMSRYIGIHTEEGVVTLSGAVKSQEEKDLILSTVISIKGVTGVRDILLTYKELGEDCSHLRYSDHLKDALITAKVRTILTVDKIESLRTLSVINVDTCNGVVVVVGKVRSEKEKEIAIKLVEKIEDVVKVIDLISILPVEI, from the coding sequence GTGAGATGGATACTTGTGCTTGTGCTTCTGATTTTTTTACTAATCTTGCAAATTCCAGGTTTTGCCGGAGATAAAAAAGAAATGATCAAGGAAAAGGTAAGCGATGCCTGGATCACGGCTAAAGTAAAAGCAGCTTTATGGAATGACAAAAGGATTATGTCCAGGTATATCGGTATCCATACCGAAGAAGGAGTTGTCACCCTCAGTGGAGCCGTTAAATCTCAAGAGGAAAAAGATCTTATTTTAAGCACAGTGATTTCCATTAAAGGGGTAACAGGCGTTCGAGATATCTTACTTACTTATAAAGAGTTGGGAGAGGATTGTTCTCATCTTCGCTATTCAGATCATTTGAAAGATGCTCTGATCACGGCTAAGGTCAGAACTATCCTGACAGTTGATAAGATTGAAAGCTTGAGAACTTTATCGGTTATTAACGTGGATACGTGTAACGGTGTTGTAGTGGTGGTGGGTAAGGTCAGATCTGAAAAGGAAAAAGAAATAGCCATCAAATTAGTTGAAAAAATTGAAGATGTAGTTAAGGTCATCGATCTCATCTCGATCCTTCCGGTTGAAATCTAA
- a CDS encoding Ig-like domain-containing protein, with translation MNFDRFILATMGLLALLILLLIASGDQTNLEILEVSPPNGSQEVPIGSQITILFNRPVDAKSIERSFNLNPPVDGYYSAVGRRFAFTPKYSLTSETTYTLTLQKTAKDLGGREMEKDFTLQFRTKKQYLAYLSREGGETGRIYRIHPDSGEKWPLTEPDEPVKAFDISSDGKILAYIVKAQDPSQSDKLYLKNLESGKKQEISVILNSSDSIKSSDGTQHPGSKILEISTPQFSPDARYSHNLERSNGTESSWGRGFLGFTGMITQDGSTYSNWEVYLANLGESPPQAVKFDVGREINQAAASGLIIEALIKSIVTVHLKQDTFRFSPDGNALVLRDKVGDFSLVTLTKDNITILGPYLEVGNFNARGDQIAFVDVKPEDPELKGKILIHPSTGEVKEISDSSFDNMDPRFANRYPTKIVYAAGIKVSNGVKIYHLELLDLENKNRQNLSALLPSGEPFSFSDEHPAWSPDDQWIAFERFSREELEKTSNPFLIKKVHKGGEIWMIKTDGSQFQTLGVRGTNLVWFP, from the coding sequence TTGAATTTTGATCGGTTCATTTTAGCCACCATGGGACTCTTAGCACTTCTCATCCTTCTTCTGATCGCTTCAGGCGATCAGACCAACCTGGAGATTCTGGAAGTAAGCCCTCCCAATGGAAGCCAGGAAGTTCCCATTGGTAGTCAGATTACAATCCTCTTTAATCGTCCGGTTGATGCCAAAAGTATTGAGCGTAGTTTTAACCTGAATCCACCGGTAGACGGCTATTATAGTGCAGTCGGGCGAAGATTTGCCTTCACACCTAAATATAGTCTTACTTCTGAGACGACTTATACCCTGACCCTCCAAAAAACTGCTAAAGATTTGGGAGGAAGGGAAATGGAGAAAGATTTTACACTCCAGTTTCGTACCAAAAAACAATACCTGGCTTATTTAAGCAGGGAGGGAGGAGAGACCGGGCGGATTTACCGTATTCATCCGGATAGTGGGGAAAAATGGCCTTTGACCGAGCCAGATGAGCCTGTCAAGGCCTTTGATATATCATCCGATGGAAAAATCCTGGCCTATATCGTAAAAGCCCAGGATCCCTCTCAATCGGATAAACTTTATTTAAAAAATCTGGAAAGTGGGAAAAAGCAGGAAATTTCGGTTATCTTAAATAGCTCTGATTCCATTAAATCCTCCGATGGTACTCAACATCCAGGTTCAAAAATCCTTGAAATTTCCACCCCACAATTTTCACCCGATGCCCGATATTCCCATAACCTTGAACGTTCCAATGGTACTGAAAGTTCCTGGGGGAGAGGTTTCCTTGGATTTACCGGGATGATCACTCAAGACGGGTCCACATATTCAAATTGGGAGGTTTATCTGGCTAACTTAGGAGAATCCCCTCCGCAAGCTGTCAAATTTGACGTGGGTCGAGAAATAAACCAGGCTGCGGCCTCCGGTTTGATCATAGAGGCTTTGATAAAATCCATTGTTACCGTCCATTTGAAACAAGACACCTTTCGATTCTCCCCGGATGGGAATGCCCTGGTTTTACGGGATAAGGTCGGTGATTTCAGTCTGGTGACGCTTACCAAAGACAATATAACCATTTTAGGGCCCTATCTGGAAGTGGGTAACTTTAATGCGAGGGGAGATCAAATCGCTTTTGTAGATGTAAAACCGGAGGATCCAGAATTAAAAGGGAAAATCCTCATTCATCCCTCTACAGGGGAGGTTAAAGAAATTTCAGATTCTTCCTTCGATAACATGGATCCCCGCTTTGCCAACCGATACCCTACCAAAATTGTTTATGCAGCGGGAATTAAAGTTTCCAATGGAGTTAAAATATATCATCTGGAATTGTTGGATTTAGAGAATAAAAACCGGCAGAACCTATCAGCTCTTCTACCTTCTGGAGAACCCTTCTCCTTTAGTGACGAACACCCTGCCTGGTCACCTGACGATCAATGGATTGCCTTTGAGCGTTTTTCCAGAGAAGAACTTGAAAAAACCTCCAATCCTTTCCTCATCAAGAAGGTCCATAAGGGAGGTGAGATATGGATGATAAAGACCGATGGAAGCCAATTTCAAACCCTGGGAGTCCGAGGAACCAATCTGGTCTGGTTTCCCTGA
- a CDS encoding TIGR03943 family protein: MKPFFTKRRIDFLILGGYGVYLIYGYFTQILQFYIHPSYFTLTLWAGIFLVGVAILGFTWNHPGAADELDPHHRESEDSLHASVAYLLILLPLAVGFLLPPQPLSLATANQRGVDFNNLTISRDEGKTVQFYRNTEEFTIKDWIKLFNTDPEPQHHVGKKVKVIGFVFRRDDNLPKDSFLLSRFVVTCCAVDARPIGLLVRYNAHQELEEGSWVEVQGTWDVGEIAGKRTNFIRPVQVVKTQRPAQPYLY; the protein is encoded by the coding sequence ATGAAACCGTTTTTTACCAAACGCCGAATTGATTTCTTGATTTTGGGAGGATATGGTGTTTATTTAATCTATGGGTATTTCACGCAAATCCTACAGTTTTACATTCATCCTTCATACTTTACTTTAACCCTTTGGGCAGGGATCTTTCTGGTAGGGGTAGCAATCCTGGGGTTCACCTGGAATCATCCCGGTGCGGCAGATGAACTCGATCCTCATCACCGGGAATCAGAAGATTCTTTACATGCTAGCGTGGCTTATCTGTTGATTTTACTTCCGTTGGCGGTAGGTTTTCTCCTGCCCCCGCAGCCTCTCAGTCTGGCTACGGCTAATCAGCGGGGCGTTGATTTTAACAATCTGACCATTTCCCGTGATGAAGGCAAAACGGTTCAATTCTATCGAAATACTGAAGAATTTACCATTAAAGACTGGATTAAGTTATTTAATACGGACCCGGAACCCCAGCACCACGTTGGAAAAAAGGTTAAAGTCATCGGATTTGTCTTCCGTCGAGATGATAACCTCCCCAAAGATTCGTTTTTACTTTCTCGATTCGTTGTAACCTGTTGTGCCGTAGATGCCAGACCCATCGGCCTTCTGGTACGCTATAACGCCCATCAAGAACTGGAAGAAGGGAGTTGGGTGGAGGTTCAGGGTACCTGGGATGTAGGAGAAATTGCCGGTAAACGGACGAATTTTATTCGCCCTGTTCAAGTCGTTAAAACCCAACGTCCGGCCCAACCATATCTTTATTAA
- a CDS encoding permease, which yields MIASSSSIQRSHTFLKVLLSLIIPLLGIRLLGFINILPTQGWTREILLRAQDGVTIFLGIMIEAVPFLLLGVVVSALMGVYVKEEVLLKYLPKNRFLLLILLSFMGAVFPVCECGNIPVARRLILKGLPVAGAITFLLAAPVINPVVLLSTWAAFSFDTRIVFYRFGFTLLIAVTIGFLFSFNRKQEEFLQEETLLLCEHSGNFTSSKGFKEKMSRVLHIIYTEFFEMGQILVLGAAIAALTQTLVPREVLLKLGQGPILSIISLMILAFVISICSTVDAFFALSYANTFTNGSLLAFLVFGPMMDIKSTLMMLTTFKVKTVVWIIILSAQLTLLLTLFLNLRIG from the coding sequence ATGATTGCTTCCAGCTCCTCTATACAAAGAAGTCATACTTTTCTGAAAGTACTTTTATCCCTTATCATACCCCTCCTCGGCATCCGACTCCTCGGTTTTATAAATATTCTTCCAACCCAGGGTTGGACCAGAGAGATACTTCTAAGGGCCCAGGATGGAGTAACCATCTTTCTGGGGATTATGATCGAAGCCGTTCCTTTTCTTCTTCTCGGTGTTGTGGTCTCAGCTCTGATGGGGGTTTATGTAAAAGAAGAGGTGCTTCTTAAGTATTTACCCAAAAATCGATTTCTCTTGCTTATCCTGCTGAGTTTCATGGGAGCTGTTTTTCCGGTTTGTGAATGCGGCAATATCCCGGTAGCCCGAAGGCTTATTCTTAAAGGTCTCCCGGTCGCCGGAGCAATTACATTCCTCCTGGCAGCACCGGTTATCAATCCGGTGGTACTTCTATCCACCTGGGCAGCCTTTAGTTTTGATACCCGGATTGTATTCTATCGCTTTGGTTTTACCCTGCTGATTGCCGTAACGATCGGATTTTTATTTAGCTTCAATCGTAAACAGGAAGAGTTTCTTCAGGAAGAAACCCTCTTGCTTTGTGAGCACTCTGGAAATTTTACTTCCTCTAAGGGTTTTAAGGAGAAAATGAGTCGGGTGCTCCACATTATTTACACAGAATTTTTTGAGATGGGTCAGATTCTTGTTTTGGGAGCTGCCATCGCAGCGCTTACCCAGACCCTGGTTCCCAGAGAAGTTCTTCTTAAACTCGGTCAGGGCCCGATACTCTCCATTATTTCCTTGATGATCTTAGCCTTTGTTATTTCGATTTGCTCTACCGTAGATGCCTTTTTTGCACTTTCCTATGCAAATACGTTTACCAATGGCTCTCTACTTGCCTTCTTAGTTTTCGGACCGATGATGGATATCAAAAGTACTCTGATGATGTTGACAACCTTTAAGGTAAAAACCGTGGTATGGATCATAATTTTAAGCGCCCAACTGACCCTTCTCTTGACTTTGTTTTTAAATCTCAGGATCGGGTAA
- a CDS encoding cyclase family protein, translated as MNRKKFLASLIGLMMVLSFSLINSSSFAAEMSAGEAIAAAIANGEIVDLTVLIAENYPAHWPTHNQFQRWTFNWFQPIKGKYENNLAQSVFPYYGQRMIIDEHTGTQIDFPAHFIPPKGSGLPFEGEAGSLTGSNYPLERQMGPVDVIDVRSILDKAENGKSPAITVDMIKDWEKKNGEIKPGEVVAFYSSYSDKYYKPFPEGNRLAFDPLITKTAPGWPAPTPEVMEYLHSKGVWHVATDGPSMGPVEAGQPTHVAGLKYGMSWTELCTNLGKLPARGAYFISLHAKIVDGSGGIARAIAIKSKGVKGVGEQ; from the coding sequence ATGAATCGAAAAAAATTTCTCGCAAGCTTAATCGGTCTCATGATGGTTTTAAGTTTTTCCCTGATCAATTCATCCTCTTTTGCTGCAGAGATGTCTGCAGGTGAAGCCATTGCGGCGGCTATTGCCAACGGTGAAATTGTAGATTTGACCGTTCTTATCGCAGAGAATTACCCTGCACACTGGCCGACCCATAACCAGTTCCAAAGATGGACCTTCAACTGGTTCCAACCTATCAAGGGGAAGTATGAAAACAACTTAGCCCAAAGCGTGTTTCCTTACTACGGCCAAAGAATGATCATCGATGAGCATACGGGAACTCAAATTGACTTCCCGGCACACTTCATTCCACCCAAGGGAAGCGGTCTCCCCTTTGAGGGAGAAGCAGGTTCCCTGACTGGTTCAAACTATCCTCTGGAGCGCCAGATGGGGCCTGTGGATGTTATCGATGTTCGAAGCATTCTGGATAAAGCTGAAAATGGAAAAAGCCCTGCCATCACTGTGGATATGATTAAAGACTGGGAGAAGAAGAATGGAGAGATTAAACCGGGTGAAGTGGTCGCCTTTTACAGCAGTTATAGCGATAAGTATTATAAACCTTTCCCTGAAGGAAACCGATTGGCCTTTGATCCTTTAATCACCAAAACTGCTCCGGGTTGGCCTGCACCAACTCCAGAAGTTATGGAATATCTCCATAGCAAAGGAGTATGGCATGTGGCAACAGATGGACCCAGCATGGGACCGGTAGAAGCCGGCCAACCTACCCATGTTGCCGGTTTGAAATATGGAATGAGCTGGACCGAACTCTGCACCAACCTGGGAAAACTTCCGGCCCGGGGCGCTTACTTTATCAGCCTCCATGCTAAAATTGTGGATGGAAGCGGAGGAATTGCACGGGCCATCGCCATTAAAAGCAAAGGGGTTAAAGGGGTAGGTGAACAGTAG
- a CDS encoding lysylphosphatidylglycerol synthase transmembrane domain-containing protein yields the protein MLILKCIVSFLLLSFLLYKTDLTLIGSALKAANPFWVIAAFLLHIIGFLLSAYRWQILLEAQGAKVPLGFLIKSYLVGIFFNNFLPSTIGGDVVRAYDTIPYTYSGTKSLTIVMVERLTGMFALGLFALVALFFGFSVFTQIPMVWLALSALLVLFVIFIAALHPRVHKFINAFLEPENGGALQPFFTRYPFLNKITEKLKKLLGTLSIYQQNKRVLIIAFFLAILLQVNVIFHFYFLSFALNLPVPLLYYFLIIPVITVVLLLPIFINGIGAREAVYIFFLGQFQVTPAQAIAFTWITFGMVLFQGVIGGIIYALRR from the coding sequence GTGTTAATACTCAAATGTATCGTCAGCTTCCTGCTTCTTTCCTTCCTGTTATATAAAACAGATTTAACTCTCATTGGATCCGCCCTTAAGGCGGCGAATCCATTTTGGGTCATAGCCGCCTTTTTACTGCATATCATCGGTTTCCTGCTCAGTGCCTACCGCTGGCAAATTCTCCTTGAAGCTCAAGGCGCTAAAGTTCCCTTGGGATTTCTAATAAAATCTTACCTGGTTGGCATCTTTTTTAATAATTTCTTGCCCTCCACCATAGGTGGGGACGTAGTTCGGGCTTATGATACCATTCCCTACACCTACTCCGGAACCAAATCCTTAACCATCGTCATGGTCGAACGTCTGACAGGAATGTTTGCCCTGGGACTTTTTGCCCTGGTTGCTCTGTTCTTCGGCTTTTCGGTCTTTACGCAAATCCCCATGGTCTGGCTGGCTCTCAGTGCTTTACTTGTTTTATTTGTAATATTTATTGCAGCCCTTCATCCCCGTGTCCATAAGTTTATCAATGCCTTTCTAGAACCTGAGAATGGAGGGGCTTTACAACCTTTTTTTACCCGGTACCCTTTTTTAAATAAAATCACAGAGAAATTAAAAAAACTGTTAGGAACCCTCTCCATTTATCAACAGAACAAACGAGTTTTGATCATAGCATTCTTTTTGGCCATTCTTCTCCAGGTTAATGTTATTTTCCACTTTTACTTCCTTTCGTTTGCTTTGAACCTCCCGGTTCCCCTGCTATATTACTTCCTTATTATCCCGGTTATTACGGTAGTTCTTTTACTACCTATTTTTATTAATGGAATAGGCGCCCGGGAGGCTGTCTATATATTTTTCCTGGGACAGTTTCAGGTAACCCCAGCTCAGGCTATTGCATTTACCTGGATTACCTTTGGTATGGTACTTTTTCAGGGAGTTATAGGTGGGATTATCTATGCCTTGAGACGATAA